In Chroicocephalus ridibundus chromosome 12, bChrRid1.1, whole genome shotgun sequence, a single genomic region encodes these proteins:
- the CASS4 gene encoding cas scaffolding protein family member 4 isoform X4: MKVNNTLAKALYDNKAECSDELAFRKGDILTVLDQNVLGSDGWWKCSLHGRQGLAPANRLQLLATSQAVLLPPSTRSDSAESPAGQQNIYQVPSIPKPTVLSSTYEKMEGWVKSPAKVSTQPAQGIYQVPALAAQLLSERTKSSTSQHLFTLPRACRASVPNIRSEMYDVPSAQRRESLLTQSGATPPTTRKGSVLVRSTEGFQEEQKQLYNISSSPEKAGAVSQKDSSVGNLYDVPPKRETDLSENESQKNFWGHYNTLPNPRKSEWIYDIPVSPEKTGLKQKPTGHSLENQVLYDIPPARYKALATNTEGKVVNPQLYDIPPTQRKLTFPDIHLYDVPSSRDVLLLPPNGNCDVPSSLLAPKAENQISEENVYDIPKGFPTTLQSKKETEKTGDSSGDQAYSASPQLSRDAKLEQDRLSVSSVDSRSSTLSTSSNSSAESFSMSSSEEPAKEIKLDLDIAIETLTKLQHSVSSSVASLMIFVSSKWRLQEHLEKSIEEIHRAVDHIKVSLGEFLAFARVIKVNASYLTDNNLQTRIKKQLEILMNSFKILTETRETLNNCNWSLEALVLRKPQNNPDDLDRFVMVARTIPDDIKRFVSIIIANGKLLFRKNEKAQEMTQSNVNPEYKMVKQIIMPRRIETDSLQRNASDKPNQSQVSSEKPKENDTEDCDYVQLQVLPFAKKTDIQSKQDSAKKIALPEHCKLCFSALHKAIGVFTNSLSNNQPPEIFISHSKLIIMVGQKLVDSLCQETQEKDARNDILHSSSRFCSLLKNLALATKNAAIQYPNADAMRELQHQAEELLKYTQQFRAMME, translated from the exons aaTACCTTGGCGAAGGCGCTATATGACAACAAGGCGGAGTGCTCAGATGAGCTGGCCTTCCGCAAAGGAGACATCCTGACGGTTCTGGACCAAAACGTCCTTGGCAGTGATGGCTGGTGGAAATGCTCCCTCCACGGCAGGCAGGGCCTGGCCCCCGCTAACCGCCTCCAGCTCCTTGCCACCTCTCAGGCtgtcctcctgcctccttccacCCGAAGCGACTCTGCAGAGTCGCCAGCAGGCCAACAGAACATTTACCAGGTTCCCTCCATCCCCAAGCCTACTGTATTATCGTCTACCTATGAGAAGATGGAGGGGTGGGTTAAATCTCCAGCCAAGGTCTCTACCCAACCTGCCCAAGGAATCTACCAGGTACCAGCCTTGGCCGCACAGCTGCTCAGTGAAAGGACCAAAAGCTCAACAAGCCAG CACCTGTTTACTCTCCCGAGAGCATGCCGGGCTTCAGTCCCAAATATCAGGAGTGAAATGTACGATGTTCCATCCGCACAGCGCCGGGAGTCCTTACTCACGCAG AGCGGTGCCACTCCACCCACCACACGAAAGGGCTCTGTGCTGGTTAGATCCACTGAGGGTTTCCaggaagagcagaagcagctttaCAACATCTCGTCCAGTCCAGAAAAGGCAGGAGCTGTTAGCCAGAAAGACTCATCAGTGGGCAAC TTATATGATGTCCCTCCCAAAAGAGAAACTGATCTTTCAGAAAATGAGTCTCAGAAAAATTTCTGGGGCCACTACAATACCTTGCCAAATCCTCGAAAGTCAGAATGGATTTATGATATTCCAGTGTCACCtgaaaaaacaggattaaaacaaaaacctacTGGCCATTCCTTGGAGAACCAGGTGCTGTATGATATACCACCTGCCAGGTACAAGGCACTAGCAACAAATACTGAAGGCAAAGTTGTAAATCCACAATTATATGATATTCCACCAACTCAACGGAAATTAACATTTCCGGATATCCATCTTTATGATGTTCCGTCCTCACGGGATGTCCTCCTTTTGCCACCAAACGGTAACTGTGATGTACCCTCAAGTCTCCTGGCTCCAAAGGCTGAGAATcagatctctgaagagaatgtttatGATATTCCAAAAGGTTTCCCCACCACTTTGCAGTCCAAGAAAGAGACGGAAAAAACTGGTGATAGTTCTGGAGACCAAGCATACAGTGCTTCTCCACAGCTCTCAAGAGATGCCAAATTAGAACAAGACAGATTATCTGTGTCTAGTGtggacagcagaagcagcacactCTCTACATCCTCAAACTCTTCTGCTGAGTCTTTTTCTATGTCATCCTCAGAAGAGCCTGCCAAAGAAATTAAACTGGACCTTGACATAGCCATAGAGACACTGACTAAATTGCAGCACAGTGTGTCCAGCTCGGTTGCGAGTTTAATGATCTTTGTGAGTAGTAAATGGAGATTACAAGAGCACCTAGAGAAAAGCATTGAAGAAATCCATAGAGCAGTCGATCACATAAAAGTATCACTGGGAGAATTCTTGGCCTTTGCTCGAGTCATAAAGGTAAATGCCTCTTACCTCACTGATAACAACCTTCAGACCAGAATTAAAAAACAGCTAGAAATTCTTATGAACTCATTCAAAATCTTAACGGAAACAAGAGAAACCCTAAACAACTGCAACTGGTCACTGGAGGCTTTGGTCCTCAGGAAACCTCAGAACAACCCAGATGATCTTGATCGCTTTGTTATGGTAGCCCGCACGATTCCAGATGATATCAAAAGGTTTGTATCTATCATCATTGCCAATGGAAAGCTCCTCTTCAGAAAGAATGAGAAGGCACAAGAAATGACACAATCAAATGTGAACCCAGAATACAAAATGGTGAAACAAATCATCATGCCAAGAAGAATAGAAACAGATTCACTTCAAAGAAATGCTTCTGATAAGCCCAACCAAAGTCAAGTCTCTTCtgagaaaccaaaagaaaatgacACTGAGGACTGTGATTACGTTCAGTTACAG gTTTTGCCATTTGCAAAAAAGACTGACATTCAAAGCAAGCAGGATTCTGCAAAGAAAATTGCTCTCCCCGAGCACTGTAAGCTGTGTTTCAGTGCACTGCACAAGGCAATTGGTGTGTTTACTAATAGTCTGAGCAACAATCAGCCACCCGAAATCTTCATATCCCACAGCAAATTGATCATTATGGTTGGACAAAAGCTGGTGGATTCTCTCTGCCAGGAAACTCAAGAAAAAGATGCTCGGAACGACATTCTCCACAGCAGCAGCCGGTTTTGCAGCCTCTTGAAGAATCTGGCTCTCGCCACCAAAAATGCTGCAATACAATATCCCAATGCAGATGCCATGAGAGAACTTCAGCATCAAGCTGAGGAGCTGTTGAAGTACACACAGCAGTTTAGAGCAATGATGGAATGA